The sequence GATGCGAACAAGAAACAGGCTGAGGTGGATGTCGTAGCGATCAATGGCAATGCATCAATTCACCTTTTCGAGTGCAAAGGCTACAGTCCCTATGGCGAAATCCCGGACAGTGAATTCAAGCGATGGTTACAGCACAACGTGCCGACGGCTTTCAGTGCCATCAAAAACCATCCGGATTGGAAAAACCTGAAGGTCCACTTTGAGTTCTGGGCGACGGGATCGCTGTCTGCGGAGGCACTAGAAATTTTCGACGTCGCAAAGAAAACGGTCAAATCGAGCCGATATACGCTCGGCTTGAAACTCGCTCCGGCTATCCTTGCCATGTGCAAGCAGACGAATGACAAGGGCCTGACCACTGCTTTTCAAAAGCACTACATGAAAGCCTGAATAATCATACTGACCAATATTTAGGTATAAGAATTGGTCAGTATGATCAAATCGGTTGCCAGTGACCAAAGTTTGTATATAATCTTCGGTCAGAAGGTAGGTCAGCTATGCCGGATCCCACATCGGACACTCTCGAACGCATTCACCAAAGGATTGCCGGCGCGGCGCCTTCGGGCGTGTGGTCGCGCGCCGATTTCCTGGATATCGCAACACCGACCGCTGTCGAAAAGGCGCTGCAGCGGCTGACCAATCGCGGTGACATCCGACGCCCTCATCGTGGTCTCTATGACAAGCCGGGTATCAGCCAGTTGACCGGGAAGATGGTGTTTCCGCCCCGCGCCTCATTCATCGATGCGATCGCACGGCGCGACAAGCTTCGTGTGTGCGTCGACGGCATGACGGCTGCCAACGATCTTGGCCTGACGACGGCAGTTCCGGCCCGGTCCACGATCTATGCAGATACCTATCCCCGAACCATCGAAATCGCGGCCAATGCGGGTGACACGCAGGCCACAAAACCGGTCATCTATATTCTGGACTTCAAGCGAATTTCGGCAAAGACCGCTTTCTGGGCAGGCCGACCGGCAATGCGAGTGATCCAGGCCCTCCACTGGTTTCGCGATGAGCGGTCCAATCTGGAGACGGTTGTCGATGGTATCGTCCGTTACCTGGCACGAAGCCCGCACAGGCAGCCGATTGTCGAAGATCTGCGCGAAAACATCAACGCCATCCCTGCCTGGATG is a genomic window of Rhizobium favelukesii containing:
- a CDS encoding DUF6088 family protein is translated as MPDPTSDTLERIHQRIAGAAPSGVWSRADFLDIATPTAVEKALQRLTNRGDIRRPHRGLYDKPGISQLTGKMVFPPRASFIDAIARRDKLRVCVDGMTAANDLGLTTAVPARSTIYADTYPRTIEIAANAGDTQATKPVIYILDFKRISAKTAFWAGRPAMRVIQALHWFRDERSNLETVVDGIVRYLARSPHRQPIVEDLRENINAIPAWMYQAIETITRDPRPPVDEDTPTGHDGKDEHAPELH